The following are from one region of the Mesorhizobium sp. B4-1-4 genome:
- a CDS encoding ribose-phosphate pyrophosphokinase has protein sequence MKLFAGNSNRVLAEAVARYLNIPLGKASVRRFADQEIFVEIQENVRGEDVFILQSTSFPTNDHLMELLIMIDAFMRSSARRITAVIPYFGYARQDRRASGRTPISAKLVANMITRAGVNRVLTLDLHAGQIQGFFDIPTDNLFSVPVMARDVKAKYKQLGNVVVVSPDIGGVVRARALAKRFDAQLAIVDKRRERPGESEVMNIIGAVAGKDCLLIDDIVDSGGTLCNAADALLANGATSVTAYITHGVLSGGAVARISGSKLQELVITDSIQPTQAVLDAPNIRVISIADLIGEAISRTATEESVSSLFD, from the coding sequence ATGAAACTCTTCGCGGGCAATTCCAACAGGGTGCTGGCCGAAGCGGTCGCCCGCTATCTCAACATCCCGCTGGGCAAGGCCAGTGTCAGGCGCTTCGCCGACCAGGAAATCTTCGTCGAAATCCAGGAAAACGTGCGCGGCGAGGATGTCTTCATCCTGCAGTCGACCTCGTTCCCGACCAACGATCACCTGATGGAACTGCTCATCATGATCGACGCCTTCATGCGCTCGTCGGCCCGGCGCATCACGGCGGTCATCCCCTATTTCGGCTATGCAAGGCAGGATCGCCGCGCCTCCGGCCGCACGCCGATCTCGGCCAAGCTGGTGGCCAACATGATCACCCGCGCCGGCGTCAACCGGGTTTTGACGCTGGACCTTCATGCCGGCCAGATCCAGGGCTTCTTCGACATCCCGACCGACAATCTGTTCTCGGTACCGGTGATGGCCCGCGACGTGAAGGCGAAATACAAGCAACTCGGCAATGTCGTGGTGGTATCGCCCGATATTGGCGGCGTGGTGCGCGCGCGTGCGCTGGCCAAGCGCTTCGACGCGCAACTCGCCATCGTCGACAAACGCCGTGAGCGCCCGGGCGAATCGGAAGTCATGAACATCATCGGCGCGGTCGCCGGCAAGGACTGCCTGCTGATCGACGACATCGTCGATTCCGGCGGCACGCTGTGCAATGCCGCCGATGCGCTGCTGGCCAACGGCGCCACCAGCGTCACCGCCTATATCACCCACGGCGTGCTCTCGGGCGGCGCGGTCGCCCGCATCAGCGGCTCGAAGTTGCAGGAATTGGTGATCACCGATTCCATCCAGCCGACCCAGGCCGTGCTCGATGCCCCCAACATCCGCGTCATCTCGATCGCCGACCTGATCGGCGAAGCCATCTCGCGCACGGCGACCGAGGAATCGGTGTCGAGCCTGTTCGATTAA
- a CDS encoding AraC family transcriptional regulator, whose protein sequence is MIPRGKELFGAGRTDLERLHGLRWQWLEQAVGPAVVLPTEYPDGYHVPHHHHSRSQLLHALVGVVLVTTRHGRWMVPPDHAMWIPAGIEHSVEMLGDVSMRSVYVMPQAIPGLPEGMRVVGITDLMHSLIVESEKLPQGDELEGRGGLIMNLLLHEIPQLPERPLGLPFPSDPKLAALCRRFVAAPSPHATIDEWADAVGMSRRSFTRAFQRQTGLSLSTWRQQACLFAALPRLADGEPITRVALDLGYDSVPAFITMFKRMLGSSPRGYMRGARDSGESPRRMVPGAGTRLPPPGG, encoded by the coding sequence ATGATACCGCGCGGTAAGGAGCTTTTCGGCGCCGGTCGTACCGATCTCGAGCGATTGCACGGGTTGCGTTGGCAGTGGCTGGAGCAGGCGGTTGGACCGGCGGTGGTCTTGCCGACCGAATATCCGGATGGCTACCATGTGCCGCATCATCACCACAGCCGCAGTCAGTTGCTGCATGCGCTGGTGGGCGTCGTGCTGGTGACGACGCGGCACGGGCGCTGGATGGTGCCGCCCGACCATGCAATGTGGATTCCGGCCGGCATCGAACATTCCGTCGAGATGCTGGGCGATGTCTCGATGCGCTCGGTCTATGTCATGCCGCAGGCGATTCCCGGCCTGCCGGAAGGCATGCGCGTGGTCGGCATCACCGACCTGATGCACAGCCTGATCGTGGAATCCGAGAAGCTGCCGCAAGGTGACGAATTGGAAGGGCGCGGCGGCCTGATCATGAACCTTCTGCTGCACGAGATTCCGCAGCTGCCGGAACGGCCGCTGGGCCTGCCGTTCCCGTCCGATCCCAAACTGGCGGCGCTCTGCCGGCGCTTTGTCGCGGCACCCTCGCCGCACGCGACGATCGACGAATGGGCCGATGCCGTCGGCATGAGCCGGCGCTCCTTCACGCGCGCCTTCCAGCGCCAGACCGGATTGTCGCTGTCGACATGGCGCCAGCAGGCCTGCCTGTTCGCGGCGCTGCCGCGGCTGGCCGATGGCGAGCCGATCACCAGGGTGGCGCTCGATCTCGGCTATGACAGCGTGCCGGCCTTCATCACCATGTTCAAGCGCATGCTCGGCTCCTCGCCGCGTGGCTACATGCGCGGTGCCCGTGACAGCGGAGAAAGCCCGCGGCGGATGGTACCCGGTGCCGGAACCAGATTGCCGCCGCCGGGAGGTTAA
- a CDS encoding MFS transporter: MTDTTASSVATPASASHVSAQATAFTVILAVSLCHCINDIMQSLLSAIYPLLKDNYGLDFWQIGLLTFTFQVTASLLQPIIGAITDKRPMPYSLPYGMAASLIGLVVLAYAGHYYLLLIGASLIGIGSAIFHPESSRIARFASGGRFGLAQSLFQVGGNFGQSMGPLLAAFIVVPFGQTSIAWFTVGSLIGIAILWQVGGWYSRLRAAQGTRKAQNFVSPFPRRKVMWALAVLTLLVLTKNAYIASLASYYTFYSIHKFGVSVQMSQVMLFLFLGASALGILLGGPFGDRYGQKAMIWFSIVGVLPFTLALPYANMEWTMVLTVLIGLILSSAFSNIVVFAQELVPGRVGMIAGIFFGFAFGVGGIAAAVLGVVADMKGIDFVFQICSYLPFLGLLTVFLPNMREARTMEAAA; the protein is encoded by the coding sequence TTGACCGATACGACAGCGAGCAGCGTCGCGACACCGGCGAGCGCCAGTCACGTTTCAGCCCAGGCGACGGCGTTCACCGTCATTCTGGCGGTGAGCCTCTGCCATTGCATCAACGACATCATGCAGTCGCTGCTATCGGCCATCTATCCGCTTCTGAAAGACAATTACGGCCTCGACTTCTGGCAGATCGGCCTGTTGACCTTCACCTTCCAGGTGACGGCATCGCTGCTGCAGCCGATCATCGGCGCAATCACCGACAAGCGGCCGATGCCTTACTCCCTGCCCTACGGCATGGCCGCGTCGCTGATCGGACTGGTCGTGCTGGCCTATGCCGGGCACTATTACCTGCTCCTGATCGGCGCCTCGCTGATCGGCATCGGCTCGGCGATCTTCCATCCCGAATCCTCACGCATCGCCCGCTTCGCGTCCGGCGGCCGGTTTGGCCTGGCCCAGTCGCTGTTCCAGGTCGGCGGCAATTTCGGCCAGTCCATGGGGCCATTGCTGGCCGCCTTCATCGTCGTGCCTTTCGGCCAGACCAGCATCGCCTGGTTTACCGTCGGCTCGCTGATCGGCATCGCCATCCTGTGGCAGGTTGGCGGCTGGTACAGCCGTCTGCGCGCCGCGCAAGGGACACGCAAGGCGCAAAACTTCGTCTCGCCATTCCCGCGCCGCAAGGTCATGTGGGCATTGGCGGTGCTGACGCTGCTGGTGCTGACCAAGAACGCCTATATCGCCAGCCTCGCCAGCTACTACACCTTTTATTCCATCCATAAGTTCGGCGTGTCGGTGCAGATGAGCCAAGTGATGCTGTTCCTGTTCCTCGGCGCCTCGGCGCTGGGCATCCTGCTCGGCGGCCCGTTCGGCGACCGCTACGGGCAGAAGGCGATGATCTGGTTCTCGATCGTCGGCGTGCTGCCCTTCACGCTGGCGCTGCCCTACGCCAACATGGAATGGACGATGGTGCTGACGGTGCTGATCGGGCTGATCCTGTCGTCGGCCTTCTCCAACATCGTCGTCTTCGCGCAGGAGCTGGTGCCGGGCCGCGTCGGCATGATCGCCGGCATCTTCTTCGGCTTCGCCTTCGGCGTGGGCGGCATCGCGGCCGCCGTGCTCGGCGTCGTCGCCGACATGAAGGGCATCGATTTCGTCTTCCAGATCTGCTCGTACCTGCCGTTCCTGGGGCTGCTGACGGTGTTCCTGCCCAACATGAGGGAAGCCCGGACCATGGAAGCCGCCGCTTAG
- a CDS encoding alpha/beta fold hydrolase — translation MTMQTKSGSGSGTITTKDGTEIYYKDWGTGQPIVFHHGWPLSSDDWDAQMLFFLSKGYRVIAHDRRGHGRSTQTDIGNEMDTYAADVAELVAHLDLKDAIHVGHSTGGGEVARYVAKYGSGGRVAKAVLIGAVPPIMVKTPANPGGLPIEVFDGFRSAQAANRAQFFRDVPAGPFYGFNRPGAEVSQGVIDNWWRQGMMGGTKAHYDCIKAFSETDFTEDLKKIDVPVLVMHGDDDQIVPIADSALLTIKLLKKGELKVYKGYPHGMATTHVDVINTDLLAFFKS, via the coding sequence ATGACAATGCAGACCAAGTCCGGCTCGGGCAGCGGCACGATCACCACCAAGGATGGCACGGAGATCTATTACAAGGACTGGGGAACGGGTCAGCCCATCGTTTTCCACCATGGCTGGCCATTGAGCAGCGACGACTGGGACGCCCAGATGCTGTTCTTCCTGTCGAAGGGCTACCGCGTCATCGCCCATGACCGGCGCGGCCATGGTCGCTCGACCCAGACGGATATCGGCAACGAGATGGACACCTATGCGGCCGATGTTGCTGAACTTGTCGCGCATCTCGACCTCAAGGACGCCATCCATGTCGGCCACTCGACCGGCGGCGGCGAGGTGGCGCGCTACGTCGCGAAGTACGGCTCGGGCGGCCGTGTCGCCAAGGCGGTGCTGATCGGCGCGGTGCCGCCGATCATGGTCAAGACGCCGGCCAATCCCGGCGGCCTGCCGATCGAGGTGTTCGACGGTTTCCGCTCCGCCCAGGCAGCCAACCGCGCCCAGTTCTTCCGCGACGTCCCGGCCGGCCCGTTCTATGGCTTCAACCGTCCGGGCGCCGAGGTTTCGCAAGGGGTCATCGACAATTGGTGGCGCCAGGGCATGATGGGCGGCACCAAGGCGCATTATGATTGCATCAAGGCCTTCTCGGAGACCGACTTCACCGAAGACCTCAAGAAGATCGACGTGCCGGTGCTGGTCATGCATGGCGACGACGACCAGATCGTTCCCATCGCCGACTCGGCGCTGCTGACCATCAAGCTGCTCAAGAAGGGCGAGCTCAAGGTCTACAAGGGTTACCCGCACGGCATGGCCACGACCCATGTCGACGTCATCAACACCGACCTGTTGGCCTTCTTCAAGTCGTAA
- a CDS encoding MarR family winged helix-turn-helix transcriptional regulator, with amino-acid sequence MPLPLDNQLCFTLYATSMAINRTYKPMLNEMGITYPQYLVLNALGEADGMSVGTIADRLALESSTITPLVKRMEQAGLVTRQRSRTDERQVQVDLTAAGRALLVRCNCLNETLIERSGMTLAELNALNRQVQALRDALTGDQ; translated from the coding sequence GTGCCTCTCCCGTTGGACAATCAGCTCTGCTTCACGCTTTATGCCACGAGCATGGCCATCAACCGCACATATAAACCCATGCTGAACGAGATGGGCATCACCTATCCGCAATATCTGGTGCTCAACGCCCTGGGTGAAGCCGACGGCATGTCGGTCGGCACGATTGCGGACCGGCTCGCCCTGGAATCGAGCACCATCACGCCGCTGGTGAAGCGGATGGAGCAGGCTGGACTGGTGACCCGCCAGCGTAGCCGGACCGACGAGCGTCAGGTTCAGGTCGACCTGACCGCCGCCGGGCGCGCCCTGCTTGTCCGGTGCAACTGCCTGAACGAAACCCTGATCGAGCGCTCAGGCATGACGCTCGCCGAGCTCAACGCCCTCAACCGGCAAGTCCAGGCGTTGCGCGATGCCTTGACCGGCGACCAGTAG
- a CDS encoding 50S ribosomal protein L25/general stress protein Ctc, with protein MSHDAYELKAEAREQVGKGSARAVRRNGKVPAVIYGDKQPPLAIALTYKDIYYKIHGGGFLTTVATIDVDGKKIQVLPKDFQLDPVKDFPMHVDFLRIGKDTEVNVDVPVHFVNEDKSPGIKRGGVLNIVRHEVEFHCPANAIPEFITVDLTGADIGDSIHISAVKLPAGVKPVISDRDFTIATIAGSAAMKPETEETPEAAAPEAAPAAEEK; from the coding sequence ATGAGCCACGATGCTTACGAGCTCAAGGCCGAAGCGCGCGAACAGGTCGGTAAGGGGTCCGCCCGTGCAGTTCGCCGCAACGGTAAAGTGCCTGCAGTAATCTACGGTGACAAGCAGCCTCCCCTGGCGATCGCTCTCACCTACAAGGACATCTACTACAAGATCCATGGCGGCGGGTTTCTGACCACGGTCGCCACGATCGATGTCGACGGCAAGAAGATCCAGGTCCTGCCGAAGGACTTCCAGCTCGACCCGGTCAAGGACTTCCCGATGCACGTGGATTTCCTGCGCATCGGCAAGGACACCGAAGTCAATGTCGACGTGCCCGTGCACTTCGTCAATGAAGACAAGTCGCCCGGCATCAAGCGCGGCGGCGTGCTCAACATCGTGCGTCACGAGGTCGAGTTCCACTGCCCGGCCAATGCGATCCCGGAATTCATCACCGTCGATCTCACCGGCGCCGATATCGGCGATTCGATCCACATCTCGGCGGTCAAGCTGCCGGCCGGCGTCAAGCCGGTCATCTCCGATCGCGACTTCACCATCGCGACCATCGCCGGTTCCGCGGCGATGAAGCCGGAGACGGAAGAGACGCCTGAAGCGGCCGCTCCCGAAGCGGCTCCCGCCGCCGAAGAGAAGTAA
- the pth gene encoding aminoacyl-tRNA hydrolase, with product MLLFAGLGNPGAKYASNRHNVGFMAADAIARRHSFSPWSKKFQGLITEGTLGGQKIILIKPQTFMNLSGQSVGEALRFYKLEPSALTVFYDEIDLAEGKLRIKTGGGAGGHNGIRSIDGHVGNTYRRVRIGVGHPGIKEMVQHHVLGDFAKADREWLEPLLDAIADNAAMIVKGDESGFMNKAALAVQGKAAAEPDKPAQKQQGPKQQSHIRQARQQQAPAKLPETGPMAAMLKKLFGKD from the coding sequence ATGCTGCTGTTTGCAGGACTCGGCAATCCGGGCGCGAAGTACGCCAGCAACCGGCACAATGTCGGCTTCATGGCGGCGGACGCTATCGCCCGCCGCCATTCCTTTTCGCCCTGGTCGAAGAAATTCCAGGGCCTGATCACCGAGGGCACGCTCGGCGGCCAAAAGATCATCCTGATCAAGCCGCAGACTTTCATGAACCTGTCCGGCCAGTCGGTCGGCGAGGCGCTGCGCTTCTACAAGCTCGAACCGTCCGCGCTCACCGTCTTCTACGACGAGATCGACCTTGCCGAGGGCAAGCTGCGCATCAAGACCGGCGGCGGCGCCGGCGGCCACAATGGCATCCGCTCGATCGACGGCCATGTCGGCAACACCTATCGCCGCGTGCGCATCGGCGTCGGTCATCCCGGCATCAAGGAAATGGTCCAGCACCATGTACTCGGCGATTTCGCCAAGGCTGACCGCGAATGGCTGGAACCGCTGCTGGACGCGATCGCCGACAACGCCGCCATGATCGTCAAGGGCGACGAATCCGGTTTCATGAACAAGGCAGCGCTCGCCGTTCAGGGCAAGGCCGCGGCCGAGCCGGACAAGCCGGCGCAGAAGCAGCAGGGGCCAAAACAGCAGAGCCACATCCGCCAGGCGCGGCAGCAGCAGGCGCCTGCCAAGCTGCCTGAAACGGGCCCGATGGCCGCCATGCTGAAGAAACTGTTCGGAAAAGACTAG
- the ychF gene encoding redox-regulated ATPase YchF: MGFKCGIVGLPNVGKSTLFNALTRTAAAQAANYPFCTIEPNTGEVAVPDPRLQKIAEIAKSKEIIPTRISFVDIAGLVRGASKGEGLGNQFLANIREVDAIVHVLRCFEDDDITHVEGRIDPVADAETVETELMLADLDSLERRIVQIRKRASTKDKEATSVLPMMEAALELLQAGKPTRILLKGISAEDLRILQGLNLLTSHPVLYVCNVAEADAATGNEHTRAVEKMATAQGARTVVISAAIEAEVAQLSDEEEMEFLSSLGLDEPGLNKVIRAGYELLQLITYFTAGPKETRAWTIHKGDKAPQAAGVIHTDFERGFIRAQTIAYNDYVTLGGEVAAKEAGKARDEGKEYVVQDGDVMLFKFNT; the protein is encoded by the coding sequence ATGGGTTTCAAATGCGGCATTGTTGGCTTGCCCAACGTCGGCAAGTCGACGCTTTTCAATGCGTTGACCAGGACGGCTGCGGCGCAGGCCGCCAACTATCCGTTCTGCACCATCGAACCGAACACCGGCGAAGTGGCGGTGCCCGATCCGCGCCTGCAAAAGATCGCCGAGATCGCCAAGTCGAAGGAGATCATCCCGACCCGCATCTCCTTCGTCGACATTGCCGGCCTGGTGCGCGGCGCCTCCAAGGGCGAAGGGCTGGGCAACCAGTTCCTCGCCAACATCCGCGAGGTCGACGCCATCGTGCACGTGCTGCGCTGCTTCGAGGATGACGACATCACCCATGTCGAGGGCCGCATCGACCCCGTCGCCGATGCCGAGACGGTCGAGACCGAGCTGATGCTCGCCGACCTCGACAGCCTGGAGCGCCGCATCGTGCAGATCCGCAAGCGCGCCTCGACCAAGGACAAGGAAGCGACGTCAGTGCTGCCGATGATGGAGGCCGCGCTCGAGCTGCTGCAGGCCGGCAAGCCGACCCGCATCCTGCTCAAGGGCATTTCGGCCGAGGACCTGCGCATCCTGCAGGGGCTGAACCTGCTGACCTCGCACCCTGTGCTCTATGTCTGCAACGTCGCCGAGGCCGACGCCGCCACCGGCAACGAGCACACAAGGGCCGTCGAGAAAATGGCGACCGCGCAAGGCGCCCGCACCGTCGTCATCTCGGCGGCGATCGAGGCCGAGGTCGCCCAGCTCAGCGATGAGGAAGAGATGGAATTCCTGTCCTCGCTCGGTCTCGACGAGCCGGGCCTGAACAAGGTCATCCGCGCCGGCTATGAGCTGCTGCAGCTGATCACCTATTTCACCGCCGGTCCGAAGGAAACCCGCGCCTGGACCATCCACAAGGGCGACAAGGCACCGCAAGCCGCCGGCGTCATCCACACCGATTTCGAACGCGGCTTCATCCGCGCCCAGACCATCGCCTACAATGACTATGTCACGCTGGGCGGCGAAGTGGCCGCCAAGGAAGCCGGCAAGGCACGCGACGAAGGTAAGGAATACGTCGTCCAGGACGGCGACGTCATGCTGTTCAAGTTCAACACCTGA
- the corA gene encoding magnesium/cobalt transporter CorA yields the protein MIKAFVVDNDRLRIVDDLLADGDRVVWADLINPTKEEETTIESWLGIAIPTREEMEEIEISSRLYIEDGAYFMTATLPAQTEVDDPLMSPVTFALSGNRLITVRYHEPKAFKTFPLRAEKVAMGCTSGDTILIGLLEAIVDRLADILERAGRDVEAISRDIFEARSTKVSKRNRDFQELLKAIGRKEDIASSVRDSLISLQRLAGFLAHVATQTKMSKDVRARIKTMSRDVLSLADHATFLSQKISFLLDATLGMISIEQNAIIKIFSVAAVIFLPPTLVASIYGMNFDVIPELKWQLGYPFAIGLMILSAILPFWYFRRRGWL from the coding sequence ATGATCAAGGCTTTTGTCGTGGACAATGATCGCCTGCGCATCGTCGACGACCTGCTGGCAGATGGCGATAGGGTCGTCTGGGCCGATCTGATCAACCCGACCAAGGAAGAAGAAACCACCATCGAGAGCTGGCTCGGCATCGCCATCCCGACCCGCGAGGAGATGGAGGAGATCGAGATCTCCAGCCGCCTCTACATCGAGGACGGCGCCTATTTCATGACCGCCACCCTGCCCGCCCAGACCGAGGTCGACGATCCCCTGATGTCGCCGGTCACCTTCGCGCTCTCCGGCAATCGGCTGATCACGGTTCGCTATCACGAGCCGAAGGCGTTCAAGACCTTTCCGCTGCGCGCCGAGAAGGTGGCGATGGGCTGCACCAGCGGCGATACCATCCTGATCGGCCTGCTGGAAGCGATCGTCGACCGCCTGGCCGATATACTCGAGCGCGCCGGCCGCGATGTCGAGGCCATCTCGCGCGACATCTTCGAGGCACGCTCGACCAAGGTGTCGAAGCGCAACCGCGACTTCCAGGAACTGCTGAAGGCCATCGGCCGCAAGGAGGACATCGCCTCTTCCGTGCGCGACAGCCTGATCTCGCTGCAGCGGCTGGCCGGCTTCCTCGCCCATGTCGCCACACAGACCAAGATGAGCAAGGATGTCCGCGCCCGCATCAAGACGATGTCGCGCGACGTGCTGTCGCTCGCCGACCACGCCACCTTCCTGTCGCAGAAGATCTCCTTCCTGCTCGACGCCACGCTCGGCATGATCTCGATCGAGCAGAACGCCATCATCAAGATCTTCTCGGTCGCCGCCGTCATCTTCCTGCCGCCGACGCTGGTCGCCTCGATCTACGGCATGAATTTCGACGTCATTCCCGAGCTGAAGTGGCAGCTGGGCTATCCCTTCGCCATCGGCCTGATGATCCTGTCGGCGATCCTGCCCTTCTGGTACTTCCGCCGCCGCGGCTGGCTCTGA
- a CDS encoding MaoC family dehydratase encodes MTAKISASEKISAPGKTWTYDDFVEGTSLDLGTKLVSAEEIIEFATEFDAQPMHLDEQAGKASILGGLAASGWHTCAMFMRMWCDAFLLDSTSQGSPGIDYVKWKKPVLAGDTLTGHSTIMAKRLSRSRPQLGLVTMRAELFNQRGESVFELENTGMFLTREAVA; translated from the coding sequence ATGACCGCAAAGATCTCTGCTTCCGAAAAGATCTCTGCTCCCGGAAAGACCTGGACCTATGACGATTTCGTCGAGGGCACGTCGCTCGACCTTGGCACCAAGCTGGTCAGCGCTGAAGAGATCATCGAATTCGCCACGGAGTTCGACGCCCAGCCGATGCATCTCGACGAGCAGGCCGGCAAGGCGTCCATCCTTGGCGGGCTGGCGGCGTCCGGCTGGCACACCTGCGCCATGTTCATGCGCATGTGGTGCGACGCATTCCTGCTGGACTCCACTTCACAAGGTTCGCCGGGCATCGACTATGTCAAATGGAAGAAGCCGGTGTTGGCCGGCGACACGCTGACCGGCCACAGCACCATCATGGCCAAGCGCCTCTCCAGGTCGAGGCCGCAGCTCGGGCTGGTCACCATGCGCGCCGAGCTCTTCAACCAGCGTGGCGAAAGCGTCTTCGAGCTCGAGAACACCGGCATGTTCCTCACCCGCGAGGCCGTCGCGTGA
- a CDS encoding MaoC family dehydratase — translation MTLDEFFRIGTTVTLGSHRFEPEEIKAFARKYDPQVFHVDEEAAKDSVLGGLCASGWHTAATWMKYNLEKRMDAEGWDGPGPVPEFGPSPGFKNLKWLKPVYAGETVTFTRTAVSHRPITSRPGWQLLALRSDAFDSTGDKVLEFESAVLVKVGE, via the coding sequence GTGACCCTCGACGAATTCTTCCGCATCGGCACCACCGTCACCCTCGGTTCGCACAGATTCGAGCCTGAGGAGATCAAGGCGTTCGCCCGCAAATACGACCCGCAGGTCTTCCATGTCGACGAGGAGGCGGCAAAGGACAGCGTGCTTGGCGGCCTCTGCGCCTCCGGCTGGCACACTGCTGCCACCTGGATGAAATACAATCTGGAAAAGCGTATGGACGCCGAGGGCTGGGATGGTCCAGGCCCGGTGCCGGAATTCGGTCCCTCGCCTGGTTTCAAGAACCTCAAATGGCTGAAGCCGGTCTATGCCGGCGAGACGGTGACTTTCACCCGCACCGCTGTTTCCCACCGCCCGATCACTTCACGCCCCGGTTGGCAGTTGCTGGCGCTGCGTTCGGATGCCTTCGATTCGACCGGCGACAAGGTGCTGGAATTCGAAAGCGCCGTGCTCGTGAAGGTGGGTGAGTAG
- a CDS encoding adenine phosphoribosyltransferase — MKPSLEDTLLASIRTIPDYPRPGILFRDITTLLGNARAFRRAIDELVHPYAGQKIDKIAGIEARGFILGGAVAHQLSAGFVPIRKKGKLPFDTVRVAYSLEYGLDEMEMHRDGVSPGEKVILVDDLIATGGTAEAAVKLLRQIGADILAACFVIDLPDLGGRAKLEALGVPVRTLIGFEGH; from the coding sequence ATGAAACCTTCGCTCGAAGACACGCTGCTGGCGTCGATCCGCACCATTCCGGACTATCCCAGGCCCGGCATCCTGTTTCGCGACATCACCACGCTGCTCGGCAATGCGCGCGCCTTTCGCCGCGCCATCGACGAGCTGGTGCATCCCTATGCCGGCCAGAAGATCGACAAGATCGCCGGCATCGAGGCGCGCGGCTTCATCCTTGGCGGCGCTGTCGCCCATCAGCTCTCGGCCGGCTTCGTGCCGATCCGCAAGAAGGGCAAGCTGCCCTTCGACACGGTGCGCGTGGCCTACAGCCTGGAATACGGGCTGGACGAGATGGAGATGCATAGGGATGGCGTTTCACCTGGCGAGAAGGTGATTCTGGTCGACGACCTGATCGCCACCGGCGGCACGGCGGAAGCAGCGGTCAAGCTCTTGCGCCAGATCGGGGCCGACATCCTGGCCGCCTGCTTCGTCATAGACCTGCCGGATCTGGGAGGGCGTGCCAAGCTCGAGGCACTCGGCGTGCCGGTGCGGACGCTGATCGGGTTCGAGGGACATTGA
- a CDS encoding nuclear transport factor 2 family protein produces the protein MQDSQRSRDENAIRVVIARQFASLSWGPDVAPGWDDFAGDFLPGASLYPAARPARPISVDDFVTRMRALSETSLRTFDEVVLGVTVQVFGNIAIAAAAAEMTENGAETSRSVEMLLLVKSEGQWKIAAQAWDRASEANPLPDALVSAATSR, from the coding sequence ATGCAGGACAGCCAACGCAGCCGTGACGAGAATGCGATCCGGGTCGTCATTGCCCGCCAGTTCGCCAGCCTGAGCTGGGGGCCCGATGTCGCGCCTGGCTGGGACGATTTTGCCGGTGATTTCCTCCCAGGCGCCAGCCTTTACCCTGCCGCGCGACCGGCAAGGCCGATCAGTGTCGATGATTTCGTCACCCGCATGCGCGCACTGTCGGAGACGTCGCTGCGGACGTTCGATGAGGTTGTGCTTGGCGTCACCGTTCAGGTCTTCGGCAATATCGCGATCGCGGCCGCCGCCGCCGAGATGACCGAGAACGGAGCCGAGACCAGCCGCTCCGTGGAAATGCTGCTGCTGGTGAAGAGCGAAGGGCAGTGGAAGATCGCCGCGCAGGCATGGGACAGAGCGAGCGAGGCCAATCCTTTGCCGGATGCGCTTGTCTCGGCCGCGACATCGCGCTAG